One stretch of Dokdonia sp. Hel_I_53 DNA includes these proteins:
- the carA gene encoding glutamine-hydrolyzing carbamoyl-phosphate synthase small subunit, with the protein MKYQTRRPAIILLADGTIFHGKSVGNKEATSFGEVCFNTGMTGYQEIFTDPSYFGQLMVTTNAHIGNYGATNDETESDTVKISGLICRNFSYTMSRKDAEESLESFLDSSNLFAISDVDTRALVAHIRDNGAMNAVISTDVDNIQGLKEKLKKIPNMAGLELASKVSTKEPYFFGDENASIKVAALDIGIKRNILRNLAKRDVYIKVFPYDTSYEEMKSWNPDGYFLSNGPGDPEPLTNAIQVAKDIINADEPLFGICLGHQVIALAKGISTYKMHNGHRGINHPIKNVVTGKGEITSQNHGFAINKEEAAAHPDVEITHYHLNDDTVAGIKIKGKNCFSVQYHPEASPGPNDATYLFDQFIENIKKVTV; encoded by the coding sequence ATGAAATATCAAACAAGACGTCCAGCAATCATTCTTCTTGCCGATGGAACTATTTTTCACGGAAAATCTGTGGGAAATAAAGAAGCAACTTCTTTTGGAGAAGTTTGTTTTAATACTGGAATGACAGGATATCAAGAGATCTTTACAGACCCTTCTTATTTTGGACAGTTAATGGTAACTACAAATGCTCATATAGGTAATTATGGTGCAACCAATGACGAGACAGAATCAGATACCGTTAAAATTTCTGGACTCATCTGTAGAAATTTTAGTTACACGATGTCTAGAAAAGATGCTGAGGAATCACTTGAATCATTTTTAGATAGTAGTAATCTCTTTGCAATATCTGATGTAGATACGAGAGCATTAGTTGCACACATAAGAGATAATGGCGCTATGAATGCTGTCATATCTACAGATGTAGATAATATTCAAGGTTTAAAAGAAAAATTGAAAAAAATCCCAAATATGGCAGGTCTTGAACTCGCCTCAAAAGTTTCTACTAAAGAACCTTATTTTTTTGGGGATGAAAATGCTTCAATAAAGGTTGCTGCTCTAGATATAGGAATAAAGCGTAATATCCTTCGTAACCTTGCAAAAAGAGATGTTTACATAAAAGTTTTTCCTTACGATACCTCTTACGAGGAAATGAAATCATGGAATCCAGACGGATATTTTTTGTCCAACGGACCAGGAGATCCAGAGCCACTTACCAATGCAATACAAGTGGCAAAAGATATTATTAATGCAGATGAGCCTCTTTTTGGTATCTGCTTAGGTCATCAAGTGATTGCCCTTGCAAAAGGTATTTCAACCTATAAAATGCATAACGGACACAGAGGGATAAATCATCCTATAAAAAATGTAGTTACGGGAAAAGGGGAAATTACTTCTCAAAATCACGGATTTGCTATAAACAAGGAGGAGGCTGCTGCTCATCCAGATGTAGAGATAACTCATTATCATCTTAACGATGACACAGTTGCAGGTATTAAAATAAAAGGTAAGAATTGTTTTTCTGTACAATACCATCCAGAGGCGAGCCCAGGCCCTAATGATGCGACATACCTTTTTGATCAATTTATTGAAAATATAAAAAAAGTCACAGTGTAA
- the rplQ gene encoding 50S ribosomal protein L17: protein MRHGKKVNHLGRKTAHRKSMLANMACSLIEHKRINTTVAKAKALKQFVEPMITKSKEDTTHNRRLVFAKLRQKEAVTELFRDVAAKIGDRPGGYTRIIKLGNRLGDNADMAMIELVDYNELYNAGKPAKKKTTRRGGKKADAKPVATETKASNEEE, encoded by the coding sequence ATGAGACACGGAAAGAAAGTAAATCACTTAGGAAGAAAGACTGCTCATAGAAAGTCTATGCTTGCAAACATGGCTTGTTCTCTTATTGAACACAAGAGAATAAACACTACGGTTGCAAAAGCTAAAGCTTTAAAGCAGTTTGTAGAGCCTATGATTACAAAATCTAAGGAGGACACAACTCATAATCGTCGTTTAGTATTTGCTAAGCTCCGTCAGAAGGAAGCAGTAACAGAACTGTTTAGAGATGTAGCTGCTAAGATAGGTGATCGTCCAGGTGGATATACGCGTATCATCAAGTTGGGTAACCGTCTTGGAGATAATGCAGACATGGCAATGATTGAGCTTGTTGATTATAACGAACTTTACAATGCTGGTAAGCCTGCTAAGAAGAAAACTACTCGTAGAGGTGGTAAGAAAGCAGACGCTAAGCCTGTTGCTACTGAAACTAAAGCTTCAAACGAAGAAGAGTAA
- the eno gene encoding phosphopyruvate hydratase, which yields MSIIIEIHARQIFDSRGNPTVEVDVFTELGVMGRAAVPSGASTGEHEAVELRDGGNDFMGKGVLKAVENVNKIIAPELLGVSVFEQNAIDQLMIDLDGTPNKSNLGANAILGVSLACAKAAAAELSMPLYRYIGGVSANTLPVPMMNIINGGSHSDAPIAFQEFMVMPVKAKSFSQALQMGTEIFHHLKIVLHDRGLSTAVGDEGGFAPALDGTEDALDSIKLAVENAGYSWGDEIMIALDCAAAEFYEDGNYNYSKFEGTTGKVRTSEEQADYLAELSETYPIISIEDGMDENDWKGWKYLTDKIGANVQLVGDDLFVTNVDRLSRGIQEGIANSILIKVNQIGTLTETIAAVNMAHNAGYTSVMSHRSGETEDHTIADLAVALNTGQIKTGSASRSDRMAKYNQLLRIEEMLADVAFFPAMNAFKIK from the coding sequence ATGAGTATTATAATTGAAATTCACGCTAGACAGATATTTGATTCTAGAGGAAATCCAACAGTTGAAGTAGATGTTTTTACAGAGCTAGGAGTAATGGGAAGAGCAGCTGTGCCATCAGGAGCCTCTACTGGAGAACATGAAGCAGTAGAGTTGAGAGACGGAGGTAATGATTTTATGGGTAAAGGGGTTCTTAAAGCTGTAGAGAATGTAAATAAAATAATCGCTCCAGAATTATTAGGAGTTTCCGTATTTGAACAGAACGCAATAGATCAATTAATGATTGATCTTGATGGTACTCCTAATAAATCGAATTTAGGAGCAAATGCTATACTTGGTGTTTCTTTAGCTTGCGCTAAAGCTGCCGCTGCTGAACTTAGTATGCCCTTGTACAGATATATAGGAGGTGTGAGTGCGAATACACTTCCAGTGCCGATGATGAATATTATCAATGGAGGTTCACATAGTGATGCACCTATAGCGTTTCAAGAGTTCATGGTAATGCCAGTAAAAGCTAAAAGCTTTAGTCAAGCTTTACAGATGGGGACAGAAATATTTCACCATTTAAAAATAGTATTACATGACAGAGGTCTTAGCACAGCTGTAGGAGATGAAGGTGGGTTTGCACCTGCTCTTGATGGTACTGAAGATGCACTTGATAGCATCAAGCTTGCTGTTGAGAATGCTGGATATTCTTGGGGTGATGAAATTATGATTGCATTAGATTGTGCTGCTGCAGAGTTTTATGAAGATGGTAATTATAATTATTCAAAATTTGAAGGTACTACTGGCAAAGTCCGCACAAGCGAAGAGCAAGCAGATTACCTTGCAGAATTATCAGAAACATATCCAATCATTTCTATAGAAGATGGAATGGATGAAAATGATTGGAAAGGATGGAAATACCTAACAGATAAAATAGGAGCAAATGTGCAATTGGTAGGCGATGATTTGTTTGTGACTAACGTTGACAGACTTTCAAGAGGAATTCAAGAAGGTATAGCCAATTCAATTTTGATCAAAGTAAATCAAATAGGCACACTCACTGAAACAATAGCTGCTGTAAATATGGCGCATAATGCTGGATATACATCTGTAATGTCTCATAGATCTGGAGAAACGGAAGATCATACAATTGCAGATCTTGCTGTAGCTCTTAACACAGGCCAAATCAAAACAGGTTCA